One Candidatus Afararchaeum irisae genomic region harbors:
- the sufD gene encoding Fe-S cluster assembly protein SufD, producing the protein MSAEPQQKLDRDHVLEVSESRDEPDWLTNRRLEAWESYEDLPFPKVITTPGKVWTDLGELTARSLAKGEGTTQRQIETNEADLPEGVVLTDFATAVEEHEDLVRENLMNKAVRWDDNRFTAIHAAAVTDGVFVYVPEGVEVDETLSTQTVVDDSVQFSHTLVVVEDNAKVNVSESIEGGDESYFSNIVEVHAGDGAEVNYGAVQDLSEDSYQYTVKRGTAGRDASVNWIDGCFGTALTKSTVSTVIEGEGADTENLGLFFGTGDQHFDVETRTRHDAPNSVCDMFTRGVLDDEAVGAYEGTIEVSEPAYNVDAYQTENVLLVSDKAEADASPRLEIDNNDVKCSHAATVGKIDDEEMFYMRSRGLDEESVRRRIVEGFFEPVFGELPLEELEDDCREIVERKMEI; encoded by the coding sequence ATGAGCGCAGAACCCCAACAGAAGCTCGACCGAGACCACGTACTTGAGGTCTCCGAGTCGAGAGACGAGCCCGACTGGCTCACGAACAGAAGACTCGAAGCATGGGAGTCGTACGAAGACCTCCCGTTCCCGAAGGTCATAACCACACCCGGAAAGGTCTGGACTGACTTAGGAGAGCTAACAGCGAGGTCGCTCGCTAAGGGAGAGGGTACGACCCAGAGGCAGATCGAGACTAACGAAGCCGATCTGCCCGAGGGAGTCGTCCTCACCGACTTCGCGACAGCAGTCGAAGAACACGAGGATCTCGTACGTGAGAACCTGATGAACAAGGCTGTGAGATGGGACGACAACCGCTTCACTGCTATACACGCCGCAGCAGTTACCGACGGTGTCTTCGTCTACGTTCCCGAGGGTGTTGAGGTCGACGAGACTCTATCGACCCAGACCGTCGTGGACGACAGTGTACAGTTCAGTCACACACTCGTCGTCGTCGAGGATAACGCCAAGGTCAACGTCTCCGAGAGTATCGAGGGAGGAGACGAGTCGTACTTCTCGAACATCGTCGAGGTACACGCAGGAGACGGGGCCGAGGTCAACTACGGAGCCGTACAGGATCTCTCCGAGGACTCGTACCAGTACACGGTCAAGAGAGGAACCGCAGGAAGAGACGCGAGTGTCAACTGGATAGACGGCTGTTTCGGAACCGCTCTCACGAAGTCGACGGTGAGCACGGTGATAGAGGGAGAGGGAGCCGACACCGAGAACCTGGGTCTCTTCTTCGGCACGGGAGACCAGCACTTCGACGTAGAGACACGTACACGCCACGACGCTCCCAACTCCGTCTGTGACATGTTCACGAGAGGAGTCTTAGACGACGAGGCGGTGGGTGCCTACGAGGGCACAATAGAGGTCTCCGAGCCCGCCTACAACGTCGACGCCTACCAGACGGAGAACGTCCTACTCGTGAGTGACAAGGCGGAGGCTGACGCGTCGCCGCGTCTCGAGATCGACAACAACGACGTCAAGTGCTCTCACGCCGCAACAGTCGGTAAGATAGACGATGAGGAGATGTTCTACATGAGGTCGCGGGGTCTCGACGAGGAGAGCGTTAGACGCAGGATAGTCGAGGGATTCTTCGAGCCCGTCTTCGGAGAGCTCCCTCTCGAGGAGTTAGAGGACGACTGCCGCGAGATAGTCGAACGTAAGATGGAAATATAA
- the sufB gene encoding Fe-S cluster assembly protein SufB, which yields MSSDTRELEKAQRERFDHRNPERSEYKSEKGLSEEIIREISEEKDEPDWMLERRLNALEHFKEMPMPDWGPDLSDLRIDEIVTYLRADESEAEQDWDEVPDDIKDTFDKLGIPEAEQKALGGVGAQYESEVVYQNMKEQWESKGVVFTDIDTAIQEHEDLVKEYFMTKSVPPSDNKFAALHGAVHSGGSFVYVPEGVTVEMPIQAYFRMNTEGMGQFEHTLIIAEEGAEVHYIEGCSAPQYTSHNLHAGCVEVFVEENARVKYSTVQNWSKNTYNLNTKRALVEENGTMEWISGSMGSKTTMLYPMSVLKGRNANARQISVAFAGEGQDIDTGAKVSHLAPDTSSTIESKSISMDGGRTNYRGLVRVSEGAKGVKSSVDCDALMLDDESVSDTMPYEEINESDVDMAHEATVGSIGDEDIFYLQSRGIEDDEAMQMVVSGFIEPITDELPLEYAVELNRLIELEMEGSLG from the coding sequence ATGAGTTCAGACACAAGAGAGTTAGAAAAAGCCCAGAGGGAGAGGTTCGACCACCGCAACCCCGAGAGGTCGGAGTACAAGAGCGAGAAGGGTCTATCGGAGGAGATAATACGTGAGATCTCGGAGGAGAAAGACGAGCCCGACTGGATGCTTGAGAGACGTCTCAACGCGCTCGAGCATTTCAAGGAGATGCCGATGCCCGACTGGGGTCCCGACCTGTCGGATCTCCGTATAGACGAGATAGTGACCTACCTCCGCGCCGACGAGTCGGAAGCGGAACAGGACTGGGACGAGGTTCCCGACGACATAAAGGACACCTTCGACAAGCTCGGTATTCCCGAGGCGGAACAGAAGGCACTCGGCGGCGTCGGTGCCCAGTACGAGTCGGAGGTCGTCTACCAGAACATGAAGGAGCAGTGGGAGTCGAAGGGAGTCGTCTTCACCGACATAGACACAGCGATACAGGAGCACGAGGATCTCGTGAAGGAGTACTTCATGACGAAGTCGGTTCCTCCGTCTGACAACAAGTTCGCCGCTCTCCACGGCGCGGTACACTCGGGTGGGTCGTTCGTCTATGTACCCGAGGGAGTCACTGTCGAGATGCCTATACAGGCGTACTTCCGTATGAACACCGAGGGGATGGGACAGTTCGAGCACACCCTCATAATCGCCGAGGAAGGTGCTGAGGTACATTACATAGAGGGATGTTCGGCTCCCCAGTACACCAGCCACAACCTCCACGCGGGATGTGTCGAGGTCTTTGTCGAGGAGAACGCACGTGTCAAGTACTCGACAGTTCAGAACTGGAGCAAGAACACCTACAACCTCAACACGAAACGCGCACTCGTCGAGGAGAACGGAACAATGGAGTGGATATCGGGATCGATGGGATCGAAGACGACGATGCTCTACCCGATGTCGGTTCTCAAGGGAAGAAACGCCAACGCGCGTCAGATCTCGGTCGCCTTCGCGGGAGAGGGACAGGATATAGACACGGGAGCTAAGGTCTCACACCTCGCGCCCGACACGTCGTCGACGATAGAGTCGAAGTCGATATCGATGGACGGCGGAAGGACGAACTACAGGGGACTCGTACGTGTCTCCGAGGGAGCGAAGGGCGTCAAATCGAGCGTCGACTGTGACGCACTGATGCTCGACGACGAGTCGGTGAGCGACACGATGCCTTACGAGGAGATCAACGAGTCGGACGTCGACATGGCACACGAGGCGACTGTCGGAAGCATAGGAGACGAGGACATATTCTACCTCCAGTCACGCGGAATAGAGGACGACGAGGCTATGCAGATGGTCGTCTCGGGCTTCATAGAGCCCATAACCGACGAGCTACCTCTTGAGTACGCCGTCGAGCTAAACCGTCTCATAGAGCTCGAGATGGAAGGATCACTCGGATAG